TGCCAAATTGTCTAGAATATATCATTGCCTATTATGCCATTCATCGTTTGGGAGGTGTGGTCGTTCAAGTGAACCCACTGTATCAGGGGAGTGAATTGGATTATATACTACGCGATTCCGAAGCCAATTGGTTCATTGGGCGTGAGGAACAACGGGAAAAACTATTGCTAACAAGTTTTTCTGATAGGTTAACGTTCATATTTGCCGAACAATTAATGGAAACTGGAACGGCCTTATCAAGGAAAGAAAAGGAACTTCCTCCTCTGGCCATCGATCCCAAGGAAGCTGTGGCTGTACTTCAATATACAGGGGGGACTACAGGGAAATCAAAAGGAGTCATGCTCACGCATTTTAATTTGATCTCGAATGTTTATCAAGACTTTGCCTTTACGGCAAATGCCCTTCAACTCCAAAGGCCTGGGGAACGGATGCTTGGATTGACCCCATTATTCCATGTGTTTGGTAATGGACGATTGAATAGTGCCATATATGCCGGTTCGACTTTTATCACATTAGAGAAATTTGAAATAAACAAGGTTGTGGATTTGATTCGTACACATCGGCCAACCATTTTTCCAGGTGTACCGACCATGTATATTGCTTTACTGAATCACCCGGATTTAACGGCGGACGATTTAAGCTGTTTTAAGTACTGCAGCTGTGGTTCAGCCCCGCTCCCGATAGAAATCATTCATCAGTTCGAAAAAAAATTACGGGTCACGATATTGGAAGGGTTTGGCATGTCGGAAACATCCCCCACTACCCATCGAAATCCAGTCATAGGGCAGAAAAAGCCAGGAAGTATCGGCATTCCATACCCAAATACCGACGCTAAAATCGTCGACCTGAAAACAGGCAATGATGAATTGCCAGCAGGTGAAAGAGGCGAACTGATCATTAAAGGTCCGCAAGTAATGAAGGGA
This sequence is a window from Brevibacillus sp. JNUCC-41. Protein-coding genes within it:
- a CDS encoding long-chain-fatty-acid--CoA ligase, which produces MTRNWHGFYPKETPAEIDIPVLSLYGLLERSARLYPTCKAIIDGDREMTFMELKDASDRFAVNLYNRGFQKDDRIAIMLPNCLEYIIAYYAIHRLGGVVVQVNPLYQGSELDYILRDSEANWFIGREEQREKLLLTSFSDRLTFIFAEQLMETGTALSRKEKELPPLAIDPKEAVAVLQYTGGTTGKSKGVMLTHFNLISNVYQDFAFTANALQLQRPGERMLGLTPLFHVFGNGRLNSAIYAGSTFITLEKFEINKVVDLIRTHRPTIFPGVPTMYIALLNHPDLTADDLSCFKYCSCGSAPLPIEIIHQFEKKLRVTILEGFGMSETSPTTHRNPVIGQKKPGSIGIPYPNTDAKIVDLKTGNDELPAGERGELIIKGPQVMKGYWKNSEETATALRDGWLYTGDIATMDEEGYFYIVGRKKDMIIASGYNVYPIEVEDIIYQHPAVKETCVYGVPDSYRGETVKAAIVLKKGKSVPEQEIREFCVQRLARYKVPRSFEFREQLPKSAIGKILRRILMEEVTQSPTVGDR